In one Vanessa tameamea isolate UH-Manoa-2023 chromosome 12, ilVanTame1 primary haplotype, whole genome shotgun sequence genomic region, the following are encoded:
- the LOC113392946 gene encoding isatin hydrolase-like yields the protein MSNYYEIIFSVLQLTSVLDSMAYFTVVFACLSGYLFLTVLANTNNILFNGDYEFIDLTYPFDKNTIYWPDSRSFEFTKKIGAFQNDGSWYASNEFSAGEHGGTHIDAPYHFKVNGKYVGDIPLDKLIVPLIILDVSSKVNNDSNFVLYKHHLDYMLNDNFGKPCFLIFKFGWSKFAGDRTKYLGVNKNNTLNFPGLSEEVAEWITSSYKNVVGLGVDTASVDPGSSTDLPVHKIAAKAGLFNVENVKLDQPVPEYGCTALILPMKITWGSGAPLRLVAICPKQIPLNF from the exons ATGAGTAATTATTATGAGATTATATTCTCTGTGCTACAACTAACATCAGTCTTAGACAGTATGGCTTACTTTACTGTTGTGTTTGCCTGTTTGAGTGGGTACCTTTTTTTAACGGTTTTGgcgaatacaaataatattctatttaacggagattatgaatttattgatttaacttATCCgtttgataaaaatacaatatattggcCGGATTCAAGAAGttttgaatttacaaaaaaaattggcgCGTTTCAAAATGATGGCAGTTG gTATGCATCTAACGAATTTAGCGCAGGCGAGCATGGTGGCACACATATTGATGCACCGTATCATTTCAAAGTAAATGGCAAATATGTCGGAGATATACCTTTGGACAAGTTAATAGTACCAC ttataaTACTAGACGTTAGTTCAAAAGTAAATAATGACTCCAATTTTGTGCTGTATAAGCATCATTTGGACTATATGCTGAATGACAATTTTGGAAAGCcctgttttttaatatttaaattcggaTGGAGCAAGTTTGCTGGTGacagaacaaaatatttaggagtaaataagaataatacattaaattttccaG GATTAAGCGAGGAAGTGGCGGAATGGATTACATCATCATATAAAAACGTCGTAGGATTAGGTGTGGACACAGCTTCTGTCGATCCTGGTTCAAGTACTGATTTACCAGTACATAAAATAGCTGCCAAAGCCGGCTTGTTTAATGTTGAAAATGTGAAACTAGATCAACCTGTTCCTG AATATGGCTGTACAGCTTTGATATTGCCAATGAAGATTACTTGGGGTAGTGGAGCGCCATTGCGTTTGGTGGCTATTTGCCCAAAACAGATTCctcttaatttttaa
- the Qin gene encoding RING finger protein 17, whose amino-acid sequence MDAKIRKICPSCSQCYFLKALDSKTKSNIPLFLSCGHTLCENCVSNIVKFAEPIECKVCHQDMQVDTNNLALLMQNKISLYSIFPVNVFLVGELTMQTIEDTKEQKAKIDECYIDMKGILQNNTSKQGECVECHSSTFKMCEQCGIIVCNNCFNKSHKNFVIFKNHVLCNIGANIQKKNCKLHQEKQLDYYCKNCSKSICMDCFMVGGEKSCKNHDVEAIQEVNEQFLTELTNIGPKVDEVFKRLSKTAVDIGHLLTKIDDESNSNKYTTLINNIEQHFSKLSSIIQNKKHEITSKVLQLKLNEKDSLKKAKQDISDALKKANSTLNAINSLNPNKLKEINMPAILEDAKQITKIPWYLHRDESEINLNLTVNEDIFISIDNFIQLEGNEASKYKLVTTEELSENNEEIPEAPTFLVYPPEITRDVRQLSNQTEPKIEKDNSKTATFLAKVPKYRSKSGSCTSLNSMKSDSSNKSYQSYEQKLKGESAIAFPDSQLMQPFFEGSQELIYVSHIVDPHKLFVQRAGLQARVEELLREFRNAVSLPRPSLAHVAEGKIYLVFNKADNLWQRCRVMSVDRRDVNKPILHVFCIDFGSTEVVSIDKLRLIPPARVAFPPPFAICCSLANCEPINGAWTSDDSFFIQNIIDNKQAVLHVRRVRAAEGGAPCLDVDVSTLEHGESLAHALAFHGRARLPEKLPYPKMMGISEKPKLFINNKDFQKNAVEEVYITHVVSPDNFYVRKRHLQNVFEKLCEDLEQEYSLSVNSGSIYLPEKDMVCVAHVEQRGVRGGAWARALVRELPGRMHVRVLLPDVGATVLLHWTALRRILPKFTVLRALATECHLAGVTPLNKKWSPASVALLQKFEERLLELHVEESRNRNSLGVTLYDKCDEENIICINTQMIKNKFAVTFGLYMFNKNTEIDELVFTNKCPLDEPKPKPKFVKIDTDTTLKIQPIKPNEEDLDAKDKGPLRLEVKILNYQSPSLIYVSLVHQQKIFTELFDDIQKYYAKTKTQEIRDWKIEDRCCTICSQSQTWRRAAILEINDANAKVFYSDFACVETVPVSSLREMPQEFASIGDAAVMCHLSGVVPAVGEEWPSLTKEYLKELLDAYKRVFITKLGKFKGKSMPVELWVYHTIQGGALEANTSEWRCLNKKIIDQGLGIPDKSQELSGSDNTSLNTTEDVLSFLNITGSVRDWIQIEPMPLKPLKINTESDSNSSTPIDNDALKIETDNNNSNTVFISDWLPPEPLPSNEITAMPTYIDNDGIIYLHDISQQDTLDLIRKALDVRFKNPDPKAKYVKWTVGEPCIALFFLDNRFYRGRVLEVNEEASSCLIHYVDYGNEEVCSFKNLRKSIVLYQIPIQAHKCVLNRIRPAGKRWDRQSLDYIHKSIVEKQCYVKVSGEPIGDLIPIELKYDKLWINDHLVDFEMAVYKDGSKAVVRKFAPQLKENKKLEISIETDSGPDYIVEYDDVENESTDSQTSAKLNSLEGKDWNSIMAEDDKKSINGNFMSYSPYTQTEFTCNITVLNEINKLELGVIHDDETTKAYDEMFEELQNEGCKMTALNGIFENKACLALFPEDGQWYRAIILQYSEAKNRIKVKYVDYGNIEIISLADVREISKKYTRLPPVTITASLHGVKINPDFENKILFEKFIDTFLEKGPFEAKLIDTTNVIPTVELRNDNGQLVYEKLIQENVFLKFE is encoded by the exons ATGGAcgcaaaaataagaaaaatttgtCCGAGTTGTAGTCAGTGCTATTTTTTAAAAG CTTTGGATTCAAAAACGAAATCTAATATACCCTTATTTCTATCATGTGGGCACACTCTATGTGAAAACTGTGTTAGTAACATAGTAAAATTTGCAGAGCCTATTGAATGTAAAGTATGCCACCAGGATATGCAAGTAGACACTAATAATTTGGCTCTATTAATGCAGAACAAGATTTCTTTGTATAGCATATTTCCTGTCAATGTATTTTTGGTTGGAGAGCTAACCATGCAAACTATTGAG GACACAAAAGAACAAAAAGCCAAAATTGATGAATGTTACATAGATATGAAAGGTATTCTACAAAATAACACTTCCAAACAAG gAGAATGTGTGGAATGTCACTCttctacatttaaaatgtgTGAACAGTGTGGAATCATAGTTTGTAATAATTGCTTCAATAAAAGTCACAAGaactttgttattttcaaaaatcatGTGCTTTGTAACATAG gAGCAAATATACAGAAAAAGAATTGTAAATTACATCAGGAGAAACAACTGGACTATTACTGTAAGAATTGTTCAAAATCTATTTGTATGGACTGTTTCATGGTGGGTGGTGAAAAGTCATGTAAAAACCATGACGTTGAAGCAATACAAGAAGTG aatgaACAGTTTCTGACCGAGTTAACTAATATTGGTCCAAAAGTGGATGAAGTATTTAAAAGACTAAGTAAAACTGCTGTT GACATTGGACATTTACTGACAAAAATAGATGATGAaagtaattctaataaatacacAACATTGATCAATAATATTGAGCAACATTTCTCTAAACTCAGttcaattatacaaaacaaaaaacatgaaattacaAGTAAAGTGCTACAGTTGAAATTGAATGAGAAAGATTCATTGAAAAAGGCGAAACAAGACATCTCTGATGCACTTAAGAAAGCAAATAGTACATTAAATGCTATAAATTCTTTGAATCCTAATAAATTGAAAGAG ATAAACATGCCTGCTATCTTAGAAGATGCTAAACAGATTACCAAAATACCATGGTATTTACACAGAGATGAAtccgaaataaatttaaa tttaacTGTCAATGAagacatatttatatcaatagacAACTTCATACAATTAGAAGGAAACGAGGCATCAAAATATAAACTTGTCACAACTGAAGAGTTAAGCGAGAATAATGAAGAAATACCAGAAGCTCCAACGTTTTTAGTCTATCCACCAGAGATTACTAGAG ATGTAAGACAACTGTCCAATCAAACAGAACCTAAGATTGAAAAAGATAACTCGAAAACAGCAACATTTCTCGCAAAAGTACCAAAGTACCGCAGCAAAAGTGGTTCCTGTACCTCCTTGAATTCAATGAAAAGTGACTCCTCGAACAAGAGCTACCAGTCct atGAACAAAAGTTAAAAGGAGAATCAGCTATTGCATTTCCTGACAGTCAACTCATGCAACCATTTTTCGAAG GCTCGCAGGAGCTGATCTACGTGTCGCACATCGTGGACCCGCACAAGCTGTTCGTGCAGCGCGCCGGCCTGCAGGCCCGCGTGGAGGAGCTGCTGCGCGAGTTCCGCAACGCCGTGTCGCTGCCGCGGCCCTCGCTCGCGCACGTCGCCGAAG gcaAAATTTATCTAGTTTTCAATAAAGCAGATAACTTGTGGCAAAGATGTCGGGTAATGAGCGTCGACAGGCGGGACGTTAACAAACCCATCTTACATGTATTCTGCATCGATTTCGGTAGCACTGAAGTCGTCTCAATTGACAA GTTACGTCTAATACCACCCGCCCGAGTGGCGTTTCCTCCACCGTTCGCTATCTGTTGCTCGCTCGCTAATTGTGAGCCTATCAACGGGGCTTGGACCAGCGATGACTCATTCTTCATACAGAACATTATTGACAA CAAGCAGGCGGTGCTGCACGTGCGGCGCGTGCGCGCGGCGGAGGGCGGCGCGCCGTGCCTGGACGTGGACGTGAGTACGCTCGAGCACGGCGAGAGTCTGGCGCACGCACTTGCCTTCCACGGTCGCGCCCGCCTGCCCGAGAAGCTGCCC TACCCCAAGATGATGGGAATTTCCGAAAAaccgaaattatttataaataacaaagattTCCAAAAGAATGCTGTTGAAGAAGTTTACATAACACACGTAGTAAGTCCGGATAATTTCTATGTCAGGAAG cGACACCTACAAAACGTTTTCGAAAAGTTGTGTGAAGATTTAGAACAAGAGTATAGTTTGAGCGTGAACAGTGGTAGTATTTACTTACCTGAAAAAG ACATGGTGTGCGTGGCGCACGTGGAGCAGCGCGGCGTGCGCGGCGGCGCGTGGGCGCGCGCGCTGGTGCGCGAGCTGCCGGGCCGCATGCACGTGCGCGTGCTGCTGCCCGACGTGGGCGCCACGGTGCTGCTGCACTGGACCGCCCTGCGCCGCATCTTGCCCAAGTTCACCGTGCTGCGTGCGCTC GCCACCGAATGTCATCTGGCCGGAGTGACGCCCCTCAATAAGAAGTGGAGCCCGGCCTCGGTGGCGCTGCTGCAAAAATTCGAGGAGCGACTCTTAGAACTACACGTAGAGGAAAGCCGCAACAGAAATTCGCTTGGAGTCACGCTATATGATAAATGTgatgaagaaaatataatatgcattaacACCcagatgattaaaaataaatttgctgTCACTTTTGG attatatatgtttaacaaAAACACAGAAATTGATGAGTTAGTCTTTACGAACAAATGCCCACTAGATGAGCCAAAACCTAAAcctaaatttgttaaaattgataCCGATAcgacattaaaaatacaaccgATTAAACCAAATGAGGAGGACCTCGACGCGAAAGACAAGGGGCCATTAAGATtggaagtaaaaatattaaattatcaatcaCCTTCGCTTATTTATGTGTCGCTCGTCCATCAGCAGAAAATATTCACGGAGTTGTTTGATGACATACAAAAATACTACGCTAAAACGAAAACTCAAGAAATAAGAGATTGGAAGATTGAAGACAGGTGTTGCACAATATGCAGCCAGTCGCAAACCTGGCGTCGGGCAGCCATCTTGGAAATAAATGATGCGAACGCGAAAGTGTTTTACTCGGACTTCGCCTGCGTTGAAACTGTTCCAGTCTCTAGTTTAAGAGAAATGCCTCAAGAATTTGCCTCAATTGGTGACGCTGCCGTTATGTGCCATCTAAGTGGAGTAGTTCCCGCTGTCGGAGAGGAGTGGCCTTCTCTcacaaaagaatatttaaaagaattgcTTGATGCGTACAAAAGAGTTTTCATCACTAAACTCGGAAAATTTAAAGGCAAAAGTATGCCAGTAGAATTATGGGTCTACCATACGATTCAGGGTGGTGCACTCGAGGCTAATACCTCTGAGTGGAGATgtctaaacaaaaaaatcattgacCAAGGCTTGGGAATACCAGATAAGAGTCAAGAG CTAAGTGGCAGCGATAACACTTCCTTAAATACTACAGAAGACGTGCTGTCTTTTCTTAATATTACTGGGTCTGTGCGTGATTGGATTCAAATAGAACCAATGCCTTTAAAACCCCTTAAAATTAATACTGAGTCAGACAGTAACTCATCTACTCCAATCGACAATGATGCACTAAAGATAGAAACGGATAACAACAATTCAAACACTGTTTTTATATCAGACTGGCTACCTCCCGAACCTTTACCCAGTAATGAAATCACAGCTATGCCAAC ATACATTGACAACGATGGCATCATCTACTTACATGATATCTCACAGCAAGATACCTTGGATTTGATAAGAAAAGCACTTGATGTTCGTTTCAAAAATCCAGATCCCAAGGCGAAATATGTTAAATGGACCGTTGGCGAGCCATGTATCGCTCTTTTCTTTTTAGATAATCGTTTTTACAGAGGCAGAGTTTTAGAAGTAAACGAAGAAGCTTCTAGCTGTCTAATACATTACGTTGACTATGGCAACGAAGAAGTCTgtagttttaaaaatctaagaaaaagtatagttttatatcaaattccCATACAAGCACACAAATGTGTCCTAAATCGTATTCGCCCTGCTGGAAAACGATGGGATAGACAATCTTTAGattatatacacaaatcaaTAGTCGAGAAACAGTGCTATGTGAAAGTCAGTGGGGAACCTATTGGTGACCTTATTCCTATAGAACTAAAATATGACAAACTTTGGATAAATGATCATCTAGTCGACTTCGAAATGGCGGTCTACAAGGATGGTTCTAAAGCGGTTGTTCGTAAGTTTGCGCCAcaattgaaagaaaataaaaagttagaAATAAGTATTGAAACTGATTCCGGGCCTGATTACATTGTTGAGTACGACGATGTAGAAAATGAGTCCACCGATTCGCAAACTTCTGCTAAACTAAATTCCTTAGAAGGCAAAGATTGGAATAGTATTATGGCcgaagatgataaaaaatctattaatggAAATTTTATGTCGTATTCACCGTACACCCAGACCGAGTTTACATGTAATATTACAGttcttaatgaaataaacaagtTAGAATTAGGCGTAATTCATGACGACGAAACTACCAAAGCTTACGATGAAATGTTTGAAGAATTGCAAAATGAAGGTTGTAAAATGACTGCACTAAACggtattttcgaaaataaagcTTGCTTAGCTTTATTTCCTGAAGATGGTCAATGGTATAGAGcaataattttgcaatataGCGAAGCTAAGAATCGTATAAAAGTCAAATATGTTGATTATGGTAACATAGAAATTATTTCTTTAGCAGATGTAAGAGAAATTAGCAAAAAATACACGAGATTGCCACCTGTAACAATAACTGCTTCATTACATGGTGTAAAAATTAATcctgattttgaaaataaaatattgtttgaaaaatttatTGATACATTTCTGGAAAAAGGACCATTTGAAGCGAAATTGATTGACACGACTAACGTCATACCGACTGTTGAATTAAGAAACGATAATGGACAATTAGTTTACGAAAAACTCATTCaagaaaatgtgtttttaaaattcgaatag
- the LOC113393073 gene encoding LIM and senescent cell antigen-like-containing domain protein 1 isoform X1, whose amino-acid sequence MPGIANMSLDNMFCTRCGDGFEPNEKIVNSNGELWHTGCFVCAQCFRVFPEGVFYEFEGRKYCERDFQVLFAPCCGKCREFVIGRVIKAMNSNWHPACFRCEECNIELADAGFIKHAGRALCHACNARIKADGLQNYICHKCHGVIDGEPLRYRGEVYHGYHFSCATCGVELDHTAREVKNRPGYAANDVNNLFCLRCHDKMGIPICGACRRPIEERIVTALGKHWHVEHFVCAKCEKPFHGHRHYEKKGLAYCEQHYHQLFGNLCYVCNQVIAGDVFTALNKAWCVHHFACAVCDTALSTRSKFYEYDERPACRRCYERLPAELRRRLRRAHHYTLRR is encoded by the exons ATGCCCGG aatTGCGAATATGTCTTTAGATAATATGTTTTGCACCCGCTGTGGGGATGGTTTTGAACCAAATGAGAAAATTGTCAACTCTAATGGTGAACTTTGGCATACTGGTTGTTTTGT ATGTGCACAATGTTTCCGTGTATTTCCGGAAGGTGTTTTCTATGAATTCGAAGGACGAAAATATTGCGAACGAGATTTTCAAGTGCTATTTGCACCTTGTTGTGGAAAATGCC GTGAATTTGTGATTGGTCGTGTGATTAAGGCAATGAACTCAAACTGGCACCCTGCTTGTTTCCGATGTGAGGAATGCAATATTGAACTGGCAGATGCTGGATTCATAAAGCATGCCGGCCGTGCTCTCTGCCATGCTTGTAATGCTCGCATCAAGGCAGATGGCCTGCAAAATTATATATGCCATAAGTGCCa cgGTGTAATTGATGGGGAGCCTCTGCGTTACCGTGGTGAGGTGTACCACGGATACCATTTCTCTTGCGCTACATGCGGCGTGGAACTCGATCACACCGCCCGTGAAGTCAAGAACAGACCGGGATATGCTGCTAATGATGTC AATAATCTCTTTTGCCTTCGTTGCCATGATAAAATGGGTATCCCCATTTGTGGAGCTTGTCGCCGTCCTATAGAAGAAAGAATTGTTACTGCTTTGGGCAAACATTGGCATGTTGAG catttCGTGTGCGCTAAATGTGAAAAGCCATTCCATGGTCATCGTCACTATGAGAAGAAAGGTTTGGCATATTGTGAACAACATTATCATCAGTTGTTTGGCAACCTTTGTTATGTCTGCAACCAAGTTATTGCTGGTGATG TATTCACGGCGTTGAACAAGGCCTGGTGCGTGCACCACTTTGCGTGCGCCGTGTGCGACACTGCGCTGAGCACGCGCAGCAAGTTCTACGAGTACGACGAGCGCCCAGCCTGCCGCCGCTGCTACGAGCGCCTGCCGGCCGAGCTGCGCCGCCGTCTGCGCCGCGCGCACCACTACACGCTGCGGCGGTGA
- the LOC113393071 gene encoding DNA polymerase delta subunit 3-like yields the protein MDSDESLETNLNTVKNMILDEEKIVTYISLSRDLCIHINKSKQLLHLLVRKIPEQCPNIKLNVNYIISGLTDDCKARTTICTEDDLKNLKSSLKTVFYEHVYSVNKGSPGTDHVAYLLVSKFDDFNLCAGLIKNSECNKMTIDEIGCLKGNNRQTVSNGGSDSIPQKKIKTESKSLFKNNQVENKTDAIVTENMKSKIKTEVVSPTKDLNNKQNNNHKTQKGIAGFFSKSNNTVNKKLTKEPEQKLKTIVKENIQLKDEKMEMVVENQILKTKISDKEESISKKKNKVLTQTKKPTANGRKRKRVLYVSGSDSDEEADPFAVKEEIKSESDDEIPPTPSANSIKITSGIVNPKKRRKVVDKTYMDEEGYIHTVKEEIYESYSENEDDKNVKQNVKEIKVEKKEISPKDKKNDVIMTKKKISPQQKGKQATLAQFFKKK from the coding sequence atggaTTCTGACGAATCTTtagaaactaatttaaatacggtaaaaaatatgatattagaCGAAGAAAAGATCGTCACATACATTTCACTGAGTAGAGATCtgtgtattcatataaataaaagtaaacaattgTTACACCTTTTGGTAAGAAAAATTCCTGAACAATGTCCAAATATCAAGCTTAacgtgaattatattatatcaggaCTAACAGACGATTGCAAAGCGCGAACAACTATATGTACTGAGGATGATTTAAAAAACCTAAAGTCTTCACTGAAGACTGTATTTTATGAACATGTATACAGTGTTAACAAAGGTTCTCCAGGCACTGATCATGTTGcttatttattagtaagtaaATTTGATGACTTTAACCTATGCGCTGGTTTAATTAAGAACAGCGAGTGCAATAAAATGACAATAGATGAAATCGGATGCTTAAAGGGTAACAACCGTCAAACAGTATCAAATGGTGGGTCGGATTCGATTcctcaaaagaaaattaaaacagaatctaaaagtttgtttaaaaataatcaagtaGAAAACAAGACAGATGCAATTGTCACTGAAAATATGAAATCCAAAATTAAAACTGAAGTGGTTTCTCCAACCAAAGACcttaacaacaaacaaaataataaccacAAAACTCAAAAAGGAATAGCTGGATTTTTCAGTAAATCTAATAACactgttaataaaaaacttacaaaaGAACCTGAACAAAAATTAAAGACAATAGTAAAAGAAAACATTCAACTTAAAGATGAAAAAATGGAAATGGTTGTTGAAAATCAAATACTCAAGACTAAAATATCTGATAAAGAGGAATCCAtctctaaaaagaaaaataaagttctTACTCAAACCAAGAAACCTACAGCCAATGGTAGGAAAAGAAAAAGAGTGTTGTATGTTTCAGGTAGTGATAGTGATGAGGAGGCTGACCCCTTTGCAGTCAAAGAAGAAATCAAAAGTGAATCTGATGATGAGATTCCTCCAACCCCATCTGCTaacagtataaaaataacatcaggCATTGTTAATCCTAAGAAAAGAAGAAAAGTTGTAGATAAGACATATATGGACGAAGAGGGGTACATACATACTGTCAAAGAAGAGATTTATGAAAGTTATTCTGAAAATGAGGatgataaaaatgtcaaacagAATGTTAAAGAAATTAAAGTAGAGAAGAAAGAAATATCACCAAAAGATAAGAAAAATGATGTAATAATGACTAAGAAGAAAATATCCCCACAACAAAAAGGCAAACAAGCTACACTTGCtcaattttttaagaaaaagtag
- the LOC113393073 gene encoding LIM and senescent cell antigen-like-containing domain protein 2 isoform X2 translates to MSLDNMFCTRCGDGFEPNEKIVNSNGELWHTGCFVCAQCFRVFPEGVFYEFEGRKYCERDFQVLFAPCCGKCREFVIGRVIKAMNSNWHPACFRCEECNIELADAGFIKHAGRALCHACNARIKADGLQNYICHKCHGVIDGEPLRYRGEVYHGYHFSCATCGVELDHTAREVKNRPGYAANDVNNLFCLRCHDKMGIPICGACRRPIEERIVTALGKHWHVEHFVCAKCEKPFHGHRHYEKKGLAYCEQHYHQLFGNLCYVCNQVIAGDVFTALNKAWCVHHFACAVCDTALSTRSKFYEYDERPACRRCYERLPAELRRRLRRAHHYTLRR, encoded by the exons ATGTCTTTAGATAATATGTTTTGCACCCGCTGTGGGGATGGTTTTGAACCAAATGAGAAAATTGTCAACTCTAATGGTGAACTTTGGCATACTGGTTGTTTTGT ATGTGCACAATGTTTCCGTGTATTTCCGGAAGGTGTTTTCTATGAATTCGAAGGACGAAAATATTGCGAACGAGATTTTCAAGTGCTATTTGCACCTTGTTGTGGAAAATGCC GTGAATTTGTGATTGGTCGTGTGATTAAGGCAATGAACTCAAACTGGCACCCTGCTTGTTTCCGATGTGAGGAATGCAATATTGAACTGGCAGATGCTGGATTCATAAAGCATGCCGGCCGTGCTCTCTGCCATGCTTGTAATGCTCGCATCAAGGCAGATGGCCTGCAAAATTATATATGCCATAAGTGCCa cgGTGTAATTGATGGGGAGCCTCTGCGTTACCGTGGTGAGGTGTACCACGGATACCATTTCTCTTGCGCTACATGCGGCGTGGAACTCGATCACACCGCCCGTGAAGTCAAGAACAGACCGGGATATGCTGCTAATGATGTC AATAATCTCTTTTGCCTTCGTTGCCATGATAAAATGGGTATCCCCATTTGTGGAGCTTGTCGCCGTCCTATAGAAGAAAGAATTGTTACTGCTTTGGGCAAACATTGGCATGTTGAG catttCGTGTGCGCTAAATGTGAAAAGCCATTCCATGGTCATCGTCACTATGAGAAGAAAGGTTTGGCATATTGTGAACAACATTATCATCAGTTGTTTGGCAACCTTTGTTATGTCTGCAACCAAGTTATTGCTGGTGATG TATTCACGGCGTTGAACAAGGCCTGGTGCGTGCACCACTTTGCGTGCGCCGTGTGCGACACTGCGCTGAGCACGCGCAGCAAGTTCTACGAGTACGACGAGCGCCCAGCCTGCCGCCGCTGCTACGAGCGCCTGCCGGCCGAGCTGCGCCGCCGTCTGCGCCGCGCGCACCACTACACGCTGCGGCGGTGA